Genomic segment of Mucilaginibacter sabulilitoris:
TGCTGTAACAAATCTTGAAAAAGGTAAAGAGTTTGAAACATTAACTTCTGAGTACCTGGTAAATGACGATAATGTTTGGACAGTAATGTTCTGGTGGCCAAAGGATTTCACTTTTGTTTGCCCAACTGAAATTGCTGAGTTCAACAAAAGCTATGGCGAGTTCCGTGACCGCGAAACCCGTTTAATTGGTGCTTCTACCGATTCGGAATTTGTACACTTGGCTTGGAGAAATAACCACGATGACCTGCGCGATCTTAAATTCCCTATGCTTGCCGATACTTCAAAATCATTGGCGGAAGATCTGGGTATATTAGAGCCAACTGAAAAAATTGCTTACCGTGCTACTTTTATCATTGATCCTACCGGCATTATCCGTTGGGTATCAGTTAACGACCTGAGTGTTGGCCGTAACGTTAAAGAAGTTTTACGTGTACTTGATGGTTTACAAACTGATGAGCTTTGCCCATGCAACTGGGAGAAAGGTCAGGAAACCCTTACCGTTTAATACCCCTGTTAGTCCCATATTCCCCGTACATTTTGATTTTGTGCGGGGATTTTTTATACACTTTTATAAGCTGAAAGCTTAGGGCATAAAGCCGAACGCTATTTTAATCACACTTTGCCTTAAGCCTTAGGCTTTCGGCTTTAAGCACAAAAATACATGAACGAAAGTACCGAAGTAATCCAGGAAATACTGCAAAGTATTGGATTAGATAAGGAATACAGAACCGAAGCCCTCGCCTTGCTTGAAAAAGGCGAATCGCGCTACCTGCGCGACCTGAAACTGAATTTTACCAGCACATTTACCTCTGCCCATTTAACAGCTAAAGAATGTGCTTTATTGGGTTTAAGCACAGCTGTAAACAACAACAATAACCCCCTTACTGTATTTTTTACAAAGTATGCAGAAGAGCAGGGCGCAGATGCTGGTGAGATAGCCGAGGCTGTGGGATGTGCTTCTTTATTGGCATCCAACAATGTTTTCTATAGGTTCAGGCATTTTACCCAAAAGGAAAAATATACGCAGATACCCGCCCGCATCCGTATGCAACTGATGATGAAACCGGTTACTGGAAAAGAATTTTTTGAATTAATGAGCCTGGCTATTTCTGCAGTAAATGGTTGCGAAATGTGTGTTAACGCGCACGAAGACTCACTGATAAAATTGGGAACTACAGAGGAACGTATTTTTGATGCAGTACGTATTGCATCACTGATAACTTCTACCGGGAAGATCGTTTTTTAATCTATCTGACGAAAATTCTGTAAAAAAAAGACATGAAGTTCACAATTTTCATGTCTTTTTCACAAATTGTAGTTTATTGCCGAATTAATTTGTGTTTCTTAATTAAAAACTTCTAAATTTATACCTAAGATTAAACGGCTCCGGCTCTGCAATAATTTTTATTGTAAGCATCAAAGCCCCGGGGTCAGTACTTAAATTTTAATTGTTAATTTTTTTTGGGGAAAGCCGTTCCAGGTAATAGTGGAACGGCTTTTATCATTTATTAGTGAGCGTCTACAGGCATTTTAACCGCCTTTTTAAAAGGCTGCAGGTACAGTAACGGAATAGAAAATAACATTACCAAACCAGATATCCAGTAGGCGTCGTCGTAGGTTAGCAGAAGCACTTGTTTGGTAACAGCGCCTTCTATAGCTCCGTAAGCCATGCGGGTGGCATCTATTAAAGAGTGACCTTTAGCCATAAACCCGTGCATATAGGTATTAAATCGATCAACAAAAGCGGGGTTTGTAGCCGTAACGTTAGTTAAGAGGTTGTTACGGTGTACGCCTTGTCTAATGTGGATAATGGTAGTAAGAGTGGCTATGCCAAATGAACCGCCCAGTTGGCGCATCATGTTGTTCAGACCTGTTCCTTGTCCAACTTCCGGGCCTTTCAGGTCGGCTATGGCCAGTGTAGTTAAAGGCACAAATAAAAGCGCCATACCAACACCACGTATTACAAGGGGCAGGAAGAAATCGCCTGTACCTACTGCCAGGGTCGAATTGCTGAGCATGGTAGTAAATACAAAGAACAGGAACATACCCGCGGTGGCCATAAACTGGGCCGGAATACCCTTGTTTAACATTTTACCTATAAAAGGCATCATCACAATGGTACAAAGCCCGCCCGGAAACAGGATCTCGCCCGTTTGCTGGGCTGTAAACCCGAGCAGGTTCTGGCAAAATACCGGGAATACAAACACTGATCCGTACAGCCCGAACCCGAGTATAAATGAGGTGAACATACCTACCG
This window contains:
- a CDS encoding peroxiredoxin, with amino-acid sequence MLTIGQKFPQFSKTAVTNLEKGKEFETLTSEYLVNDDNVWTVMFWWPKDFTFVCPTEIAEFNKSYGEFRDRETRLIGASTDSEFVHLAWRNNHDDLRDLKFPMLADTSKSLAEDLGILEPTEKIAYRATFIIDPTGIIRWVSVNDLSVGRNVKEVLRVLDGLQTDELCPCNWEKGQETLTV
- a CDS encoding carboxymuconolactone decarboxylase family protein; this encodes MNESTEVIQEILQSIGLDKEYRTEALALLEKGESRYLRDLKLNFTSTFTSAHLTAKECALLGLSTAVNNNNNPLTVFFTKYAEEQGADAGEIAEAVGCASLLASNNVFYRFRHFTQKEKYTQIPARIRMQLMMKPVTGKEFFELMSLAISAVNGCEMCVNAHEDSLIKLGTTEERIFDAVRIASLITSTGKIVF